ACCACACTAAAATACTCATCAACATTTCGATTAGTTTCCTTTTCATACATCTGTATATTTATTTTAGTTTTAATTCAATATTGTCATGGCTTTGAATAATCTTAATGATTATTTCAAATAATGTTTCGCCTTTTTTCTGTTTTGCATCTTCCAACAAAAAACTTACCTTGTTCACATTTGTCGGATGACACCCCGTCAATATTCTTTCGTAATGTTTAATAGTTGCATTATATCCGAAATCAATTCTACTTTTTTCTGCGTTTTCCCATATTATAACGATTGGTTCTCCATACTCATGTACGCCAAAACCTCCGCGCAAAAAGTCATTAAAAGCATCTAAATTATATTCAGTCCTCCACGTCAGCCTTTTTGTAAGCACCTTATTTATTTCATCGCGGAATCCTTCAATATTATGGAATTGAGTTCCATCTATAATAACTTTTTTCTTCTCCATAATTCCTACTTCCTACCCCCCTTCACATCACCGCATTTCCCAATAATTTTCTCAAGTCCTTTTAGTGTAGATAATATATAGCTTTGGTCTGTTGTAACATCAAATTCAAGCCTATTGGCTTGTTTCCAGAGAATCAAAAAATTTAGATCTTTATGTAAAATTACGAAACTATTCAAACTAACAAAATTTGAATCATTAGTACCGCTCCCATTCCACATGTGATTATCGTCTTTTCTATTCTGACATATCCACGGTTTGCGATAGTTCGTAATGGCTGAAGTTATTAATAATATCAGCAATGATTATATTTGATTCCTTATCACATTCAGAAACTAGTTGATTTGATAATGCTTCTTTACCGGTATCAGAACTCGCGTAAA
This portion of the Propionispora hippei DSM 15287 genome encodes:
- a CDS encoding barstar family protein, with protein sequence MEKKKVIIDGTQFHNIEGFRDEINKVLTKRLTWRTEYNLDAFNDFLRGGFGVHEYGEPIVIIWENAEKSRIDFGYNATIKHYERILTGCHPTNVNKVSFLLEDAKQKKGETLFEIIIKIIQSHDNIELKLK